One genomic segment of Ancylobacter sp. IITR112 includes these proteins:
- the cckA gene encoding cell cycle histidine kinase CckA, producing the protein MADSGRDDPTLDRAEIGGSIRLVLLVALALVGAVVSLLLLGRDRADPWIIGLLTVLAVVGVFALFAYAAGLLRFGAPDLRDELARRIADSAPEGVSIVDALGRVLYANPRYCEITGATSMAEARPVERLFTSDPDVSEAVYRLAQGVREGRASAEEVRHAVPGQPVRWLRLGARPAVSGKGVRSAVWTVSDLTRERERQESAFLELQHAIDYLDHAPAGFFSAAGGAIHYINATLVDWLGYDLAEFGPGGLTVGDIVPGPAAALLTGMAPLPGGVRTEVLDLDLRRKNGQPLPVRLWHRVAYASDGTPGASRTLVVNRSREDNAADPARAAEVRFARFFHNSPIAIAEVDAEGRVLRANAMFARLFGGREDERRHIVDVVPEPARAPLQGALTAAVLGQAPPAPLDIVLEREGGRSARFYFASVEDGGAAREAAIVYVIETTEQRALEAQFAQSQKMQAVGQLAGGVAHDFNNVLTAIIGYSDLLLANARPTDPSFQDVMQIKQNANRAAGLVRQLLAFSRRQTLRPQVLRLGDVMSDLTMLLRRLLGETIKLEVKEERDLWPVKADLNQFEQVIVNLAVNARDAMPNGGTLAIRTANVSAGQAASYAEAGLPAADHVLVEVADTGSGIPPAILDKIFEPFFSTKEVGKGTGLGLSTVYGIVKQTGGTLQVESEVGRGSVFRVFLPRHIPEAAELAPRAAEPDVPAKAADLTGRGTLLLVEDEEAVRAFAARALASRGYHVLEAGSGVEALEVMAQHPGEVELVLSDVVMPEMDGPTLLKELRPSHPDIKVIFMSGYAEEAFAKNLPEGADFGFLPKPFTLKQLIEAVKTHMGRSEPGRSE; encoded by the coding sequence ATGGCGGACAGCGGACGCGACGACCCCACCCTCGACCGGGCCGAGATCGGCGGGAGCATCCGGCTGGTGCTGCTCGTCGCCCTTGCGCTTGTCGGGGCGGTGGTGTCGCTGCTGTTGCTGGGGCGTGACCGGGCCGATCCGTGGATCATCGGCCTGCTCACCGTTCTTGCCGTTGTCGGCGTCTTTGCCCTGTTCGCCTATGCTGCCGGCCTGTTGCGCTTCGGCGCGCCGGACCTGCGGGATGAGCTGGCGCGGCGGATCGCCGACAGTGCGCCCGAAGGGGTGAGCATTGTCGACGCGCTTGGCCGCGTTCTCTACGCCAATCCGCGCTATTGCGAGATCACCGGCGCAACCTCGATGGCGGAGGCGCGGCCGGTCGAGCGGCTGTTCACCAGCGATCCCGATGTATCGGAGGCGGTCTATCGCCTCGCCCAAGGGGTTCGCGAGGGGCGTGCCTCGGCTGAGGAGGTGCGCCACGCGGTGCCCGGCCAGCCGGTGCGCTGGCTGCGCCTCGGCGCCCGGCCGGCGGTGTCGGGCAAGGGCGTTCGCTCGGCGGTATGGACGGTGAGCGACCTCACCCGCGAGCGCGAGCGCCAGGAGAGCGCCTTTCTCGAGCTGCAGCACGCCATTGATTATCTCGACCACGCCCCGGCCGGTTTCTTCTCGGCGGCGGGCGGCGCCATTCACTACATCAACGCCACGCTGGTCGATTGGCTCGGCTACGACCTGGCCGAGTTCGGGCCCGGCGGGCTGACCGTGGGCGATATCGTGCCGGGACCGGCGGCGGCGCTGCTCACAGGCATGGCGCCGCTGCCTGGTGGGGTGCGCACCGAGGTGCTCGATCTCGACCTGCGGCGCAAGAACGGGCAGCCGCTGCCGGTCCGGCTCTGGCACCGTGTCGCCTATGCCTCCGACGGCACGCCGGGCGCTTCGCGCACACTCGTGGTCAACCGCTCGCGCGAGGACAATGCCGCTGACCCCGCACGCGCGGCCGAAGTGCGCTTTGCGCGCTTTTTCCACAATTCGCCGATTGCCATTGCCGAAGTCGATGCCGAAGGGCGGGTGCTGCGCGCCAATGCCATGTTCGCCCGGCTGTTCGGCGGGCGCGAGGATGAGCGGAGGCATATCGTCGATGTCGTGCCTGAACCGGCGCGCGCGCCACTGCAGGGGGCGCTGACGGCGGCGGTGCTGGGGCAGGCGCCACCGGCTCCGCTCGATATCGTGCTGGAGCGCGAGGGCGGGCGTTCCGCGCGGTTCTACTTCGCCTCCGTCGAGGATGGCGGCGCCGCGCGCGAGGCGGCGATCGTCTATGTCATCGAGACCACCGAGCAGCGGGCGCTGGAAGCTCAGTTCGCCCAGTCGCAGAAGATGCAGGCGGTCGGCCAGCTTGCCGGCGGCGTCGCGCATGATTTCAACAATGTGCTGACCGCCATCATCGGCTATTCGGATCTGCTGCTGGCCAATGCGCGGCCGACCGACCCGTCCTTCCAGGACGTGATGCAGATCAAGCAGAACGCCAATCGTGCTGCGGGGCTGGTGCGCCAGCTCCTCGCCTTCTCGCGCCGGCAGACACTGCGTCCGCAGGTGCTGCGCCTCGGCGACGTGATGAGCGATCTCACCATGCTGCTGCGTCGCCTGCTGGGCGAGACCATCAAGCTGGAAGTCAAGGAAGAGCGCGACCTCTGGCCGGTCAAGGCCGACCTCAACCAGTTCGAGCAGGTCATCGTCAACCTCGCGGTCAATGCGCGCGACGCCATGCCCAATGGTGGCACGCTCGCCATCCGCACCGCCAATGTGAGCGCCGGGCAGGCCGCCTCTTATGCCGAGGCGGGGCTGCCGGCGGCAGACCATGTGCTCGTAGAGGTGGCGGACACCGGCAGCGGGATTCCGCCCGCTATCCTGGACAAGATCTTCGAGCCCTTCTTTTCCACCAAGGAAGTCGGCAAGGGCACGGGGCTCGGGCTGTCGACCGTCTACGGCATCGTCAAGCAGACGGGGGGCACGCTGCAGGTGGAGAGCGAGGTGGGGCGCGGCTCGGTGTTCCGCGTCTTCCTGCCTCGCCATATTCCCGAGGCAGCCGAACTGGCGCCGCGTGCGGCGGAGCCCGACGTCCCCGCCAAGGCTGCCGATCTCACCGGGCGGGGTACGCTGCTGCTTGTGGAGGATGAGGAGGCTGTGCGCGCCTTCGCCGCCCGGGCGTTGGCCTCGCGGGGCTATCATGTGCTGGAGGCGGGTTCCGGCGTCGAAGCACTGGAAGTGATGGCGCAGCATCCCGGTGAGGTGGAACTGGTCCTTTCCGACGTGGTGATGCCGGAAATGGACGGCCCGACGCTGCTGAAGGAGT
- the dksA gene encoding RNA polymerase-binding protein DksA, producing MSVEIDQEYRPREDEPFMNERQREYFRHKLLQWKEDILREAKETLQHLQDENQNHPDIADRASSETDRAIELRARDRQRKLIAKIESALERIDDGSYGYCEETGEPISLKRLEARPIATLSIEAQERHERRERVYRDD from the coding sequence ATGTCGGTTGAGATCGACCAAGAGTATCGCCCCCGCGAGGACGAGCCTTTCATGAATGAGCGGCAGCGGGAGTATTTCCGCCATAAGCTGCTGCAGTGGAAGGAAGATATCCTGCGCGAGGCGAAAGAGACGCTTCAGCACCTTCAGGACGAGAATCAGAACCACCCGGACATCGCCGACCGTGCCTCCTCCGAGACGGACCGCGCGATCGAACTCCGGGCCCGCGACCGCCAGCGCAAGCTGATCGCCAAGATCGAATCGGCGTTGGAGCGGATCGACGACGGCTCCTATGGCTATTGCGAGGAGACCGGCGAGCCGATTTCGCTCAAGCGGCTCGAAGCCCGGCCGATTGCGACGCTGTCGATCGAGGCGCAGGAGCGCCATGAGCGCCGCGAGCGCGTGTATCGCGACGACTAA
- a CDS encoding MipA/OmpV family protein encodes MRSVGFAGMVIVAGTLSLTASFAGAADMAYKGDPAYAPTESRDRQWTVTLGGYVMGVPTWMGSDEYEFGFKPIISINRADRLSEFKSFNDNPSIALFDTGVFEAGITGTMTWKRDSSSSFALRGMADIDYAYQIGGYAQWFPVDWLRLRGDVRYGFGGFEGVVADFAVDAIHFSPELWGVTLSAGPRMTLASSGYVDTYYGITPAEAAFAQALGNPLTPYQAGGGIYSVGFGGQVVKRFTENITGSIFAEYKYLMDDAADSPLVVQNGDRNQFQAGVSLAYTFFLGFE; translated from the coding sequence ATGCGGTCAGTCGGCTTCGCCGGAATGGTGATTGTAGCGGGGACGCTGAGCCTGACGGCCTCGTTCGCTGGGGCGGCTGACATGGCCTATAAGGGCGACCCGGCCTATGCCCCGACCGAATCCCGCGACCGCCAGTGGACCGTGACCCTTGGCGGCTATGTGATGGGGGTTCCGACCTGGATGGGGTCGGATGAGTATGAGTTCGGTTTCAAGCCGATCATCAGCATCAACCGCGCCGACCGTCTCAGCGAGTTCAAGAGCTTCAACGATAATCCCAGCATTGCGCTGTTCGACACCGGGGTGTTCGAGGCCGGTATCACCGGCACGATGACTTGGAAGCGTGATTCGTCCAGTTCCTTTGCCCTGCGCGGCATGGCCGATATCGACTATGCCTACCAGATCGGTGGCTATGCGCAGTGGTTCCCCGTCGACTGGCTGCGCCTGCGCGGTGACGTGCGCTACGGCTTTGGAGGCTTTGAGGGCGTCGTCGCCGATTTCGCCGTCGATGCCATCCATTTCAGTCCCGAGCTCTGGGGCGTGACCCTCTCCGCCGGCCCGCGCATGACGCTGGCGAGCTCGGGCTATGTCGACACCTATTACGGCATCACCCCGGCGGAAGCCGCCTTCGCCCAGGCGCTGGGCAATCCGCTGACGCCCTACCAGGCCGGCGGCGGGATCTACTCCGTGGGTTTCGGCGGACAGGTGGTGAAGCGCTTCACCGAGAACATCACCGGCTCGATCTTCGCCGAGTATAAATATCTGATGGACGACGCGGCCGACAGCCCGCTCGTTGTGCAGAATGGCGACCGCAACCAGTTCCAGGCCGGCGTGTCGCTCGCCTACACCTTCTTCCTCGGTTTCGAGTAG
- a CDS encoding histidine phosphatase family protein, translating into MLRLILLRHAKSAWPDGVADIDRPLAPRGIRAATTIGAYMAQEGLIPARSFVSPARRTLETWEIATRDWPAHPLPAYERSIYEAPAANLLRLVRAQDEASPLMLVGHNPGMEDFTTQLLRREQRAKVLPKFPTGAFAVIDVPVANWAEVEPGIGTLERFVTPRALGITKEKE; encoded by the coding sequence ATGCTGCGCCTCATCCTGCTGCGTCACGCCAAATCCGCCTGGCCGGACGGCGTTGCCGACATCGACCGCCCGCTTGCCCCGCGCGGCATCCGGGCTGCAACGACCATCGGCGCCTATATGGCGCAGGAAGGCCTCATCCCTGCCCGCAGCTTCGTCTCGCCCGCGCGCCGGACGCTGGAGACCTGGGAGATCGCCACGCGCGATTGGCCGGCGCATCCACTGCCGGCCTATGAGCGCAGCATCTATGAGGCGCCCGCCGCCAATCTTCTGCGCCTCGTCCGCGCGCAGGACGAGGCCTCTCCGCTGATGCTGGTCGGACATAATCCGGGCATGGAGGATTTCACCACTCAATTGCTGCGCCGCGAGCAGCGCGCGAAAGTGCTGCCGAAATTTCCCACCGGCGCCTTCGCCGTCATCGACGTGCCGGTCGCCAACTGGGCCGAGGTGGAACCCGGCATCGGCACGCTGGAGCGGTTTGTCACCCCGCGCGCGCTCGGGATCACGAAGGAGAAGGAGTAG
- a CDS encoding YcjX family protein, with amino-acid sequence MASRLEWLLDEARLTAQTLLDRAEDLSSPTLRLGITGLSRAGKTVFTTALIHALMRGGRLPVFRAMHEGRIAIARLEPQPDDGVPRFAYEAHLTTLVDDRRWPESTRRISELRLAVDYAPARGGRRTLTLDIVDYPGEWLLDLPLLDQSFADFCRQSLALARAPARHPLAGPFLSALAACAPDGAADEAEARRLAALFTDYLAACRAETVSMSLLPPGRFLMPGDLEGSPALTFAPLDIAEGAAAPSGSLHAMMERRFDAYKERIVRPFFHDHFARLDRQIVLIDVLSALNAGPAALADLESALDGILAAFRIGRNSWLTALFRHRIGKVLFAATKADHLHHTSHDPLEAILRRLVERALDRAQGAGAEIDVVALAAVRATREAMVKRGRAHLPAIVGVPEAGQHGAEAFDGLAEAAVFPGDLPENPAALFDPAHGFNGLSDAAGGDFRFLRFRPPQVERNAEGLALPLPHIRLDRALEFLLGDRLS; translated from the coding sequence GTGGCGTCGCGCTTGGAATGGCTGCTGGACGAGGCTCGCCTGACCGCTCAGACTCTCCTCGACCGCGCCGAGGACCTCAGCAGCCCGACGCTGCGGCTCGGGATCACCGGCCTGTCCCGCGCAGGTAAGACCGTTTTCACCACCGCCCTGATCCATGCACTCATGCGCGGCGGCCGTCTGCCGGTCTTCCGCGCCATGCATGAGGGGCGCATCGCGATCGCCAGGTTGGAACCTCAGCCGGACGACGGCGTGCCCCGCTTCGCCTATGAGGCCCATCTGACCACCCTGGTGGACGACCGGCGCTGGCCCGAATCGACCCGCCGCATCAGCGAGCTGCGGCTTGCCGTCGACTATGCCCCGGCGCGGGGCGGCAGGCGGACGCTCACGCTGGACATCGTCGATTATCCCGGCGAGTGGCTGCTCGACCTGCCCCTGCTGGACCAGTCCTTTGCGGATTTCTGCCGGCAGAGCCTGGCGCTCGCCCGCGCCCCCGCCCGCCATCCGTTGGCCGGGCCGTTCCTTTCCGCTCTCGCGGCATGCGCCCCCGACGGGGCCGCCGACGAGGCCGAAGCGCGCCGGCTGGCGGCACTGTTCACCGACTATCTCGCCGCCTGCCGCGCCGAGACCGTCTCCATGAGCCTTCTGCCGCCCGGGCGCTTCCTGATGCCGGGGGATCTCGAAGGCTCGCCCGCCCTCACCTTCGCCCCGCTCGATATTGCGGAGGGCGCGGCGGCGCCGTCGGGCTCGCTCCACGCCATGATGGAGCGGCGGTTCGATGCCTATAAGGAGCGCATTGTCCGGCCCTTCTTCCACGACCATTTCGCCCGCCTCGACCGGCAGATCGTGCTGATCGACGTGCTGTCGGCGCTGAATGCCGGGCCGGCAGCGCTGGCGGACCTCGAATCCGCGCTGGACGGAATCCTTGCGGCCTTCCGCATCGGTCGGAATTCATGGCTAACGGCGCTTTTCCGCCACCGGATCGGCAAGGTTCTGTTCGCCGCCACCAAGGCCGACCACCTCCACCACACCAGCCACGACCCGCTGGAGGCGATCCTGCGGCGTCTGGTGGAGCGCGCACTTGACCGCGCGCAAGGGGCCGGCGCCGAGATCGACGTGGTCGCGCTCGCCGCGGTGCGGGCCACGCGCGAAGCCATGGTAAAGCGCGGACGCGCCCATCTGCCCGCGATTGTCGGCGTGCCCGAAGCCGGACAGCATGGGGCAGAGGCGTTTGACGGGTTGGCCGAAGCCGCGGTTTTCCCCGGCGACCTGCCGGAGAATCCCGCCGCGCTGTTCGATCCCGCCCACGGCTTCAACGGCCTGTCGGACGCTGCCGGAGGCGATTTCCGCTTCCTACGCTTCCGCCCCCCGCAGGTGGAACGCAACGCGGAGGGTCTGGCGCTGCCGCTTCCCCATATTCGTCTCGACCGGGCGCTGGAATTCCTCCTCGGCGATCGGCTGAGCTAG
- a CDS encoding YcjF family protein — protein sequence MSDRTPRRPQAFRLDDPGVVLAEDGRPAPRGAVIVTPMPAEPADDIVPLPPSPPKTSRWGQLFWTGLGGLVSLGIGLAVTKLVEDLFARSDWLGYAGLAFALALALGALALLTREVFGLIRLRTLNHLREQAAEALAKDDRRLAETVTKELLALAAASPRLFRARTELTGHLDAIIDGADLVRLTERQLMAPLDAEATQLVSNAAKRVSVVTAVSPRAAVDLIFVMITAIGLIRRLALLYGGRPGALGMVRLFRQVVAHLAVTGGMAAGDSLIQQVVGHGLAAKLSARLGEGVVNGLLTARLGLAAIDVTRPLPFAALPAPALSDVASGFVSRGQPKQESAKPPADAIQP from the coding sequence ATGAGCGACCGCACCCCTCGCCGCCCCCAGGCCTTCCGGCTCGACGATCCCGGCGTCGTGCTGGCGGAAGACGGCCGCCCCGCTCCGCGCGGTGCGGTCATCGTCACCCCCATGCCGGCCGAGCCCGCCGACGACATCGTCCCGCTGCCCCCGTCTCCGCCGAAGACCTCGCGCTGGGGCCAGCTATTCTGGACCGGCCTCGGCGGGCTGGTCAGTCTCGGCATCGGGCTGGCGGTGACGAAACTGGTGGAGGATCTGTTCGCCCGTTCCGACTGGCTTGGCTATGCCGGCCTTGCCTTCGCGCTGGCGCTGGCGCTTGGCGCGCTCGCTCTGCTGACGCGGGAGGTGTTCGGGCTGATCAGGTTGCGCACCCTCAATCATCTGCGCGAGCAGGCCGCCGAAGCGCTGGCGAAGGACGACCGCAGGCTGGCCGAAACGGTCACGAAGGAGCTTCTGGCGCTTGCCGCAGCCTCGCCGCGCCTGTTCCGTGCCCGCACCGAACTCACCGGCCATCTCGACGCGATCATCGACGGCGCCGACCTGGTGCGGCTGACGGAGCGCCAGTTGATGGCGCCGCTCGATGCAGAGGCGACGCAACTGGTGTCAAACGCCGCCAAAAGGGTTTCGGTGGTCACGGCCGTGTCGCCGCGCGCGGCGGTCGACCTGATCTTCGTCATGATCACCGCTATTGGGCTTATCCGCCGGCTGGCGCTGCTCTACGGCGGTCGACCTGGCGCGCTCGGCATGGTGCGGCTGTTCCGGCAGGTGGTCGCCCACCTCGCGGTTACCGGCGGTATGGCGGCGGGCGATTCGCTCATCCAGCAGGTGGTCGGCCACGGTCTCGCCGCCAAACTGTCGGCACGCCTCGGCGAAGGCGTGGTCAATGGCCTGCTGACCGCCCGCCTCGGCCTCGCCGCCATCGACGTGACGCGCCCCCTGCCCTTCGCCGCGCTGCCGGCGCCAGCGCTGAGCGATGTCGCGTCCGGCTTCGTCAGCAGGGGCCAACCGAAGCAGGAGAGCGCGAAGCCACCTGCCGACGCGATTCAGCCCTGA
- a CDS encoding 2Fe-2S iron-sulfur cluster-binding protein — MPKITFIDATGTERTVEAAVGATVMEAAIRNGVPGIDAECGGACACATCHVYVDEAWQAATGEPGPMEEDMLDFASDVRPTSRLSCQIKIADALDGLIVRTPEHQG; from the coding sequence ATGCCCAAGATCACCTTCATCGACGCCACCGGCACCGAGCGCACCGTCGAGGCCGCCGTTGGCGCCACCGTAATGGAAGCGGCGATCCGCAACGGCGTTCCGGGAATCGACGCCGAATGCGGCGGCGCCTGCGCCTGCGCCACATGTCACGTCTATGTGGACGAAGCATGGCAGGCCGCCACCGGCGAGCCCGGGCCGATGGAAGAGGACATGCTGGATTTCGCCTCCGATGTCCGCCCCACCTCGCGGCTGTCCTGCCAGATCAAGATCGCCGATGCGCTGGACGGCCTTATCGTGCGCACGCCTGAACATCAGGGCTGA